In Syntrophorhabdales bacterium, the following proteins share a genomic window:
- a CDS encoding protein-tyrosine phosphatase family protein, whose product MTELPFRLKGRIFRSAMPFCIYDEKHTLFGQYQKLRISVVLVLAGRVECLQRTGIDLVDFYGERGLHVIHFPIHDFGVPRKAPLKRVLRKVIRLANDGHNIAIHCFAGVGRTGTVAACLAGEIFGDSGAEAIKRVRAWIGDGSVETHEQKRFVVEYCEENE is encoded by the coding sequence ATGACGGAATTGCCTTTCAGACTCAAGGGTAGAATCTTCAGAAGTGCTATGCCGTTCTGCATCTATGACGAAAAGCATACGCTTTTTGGCCAGTACCAGAAGTTGCGCATATCGGTGGTTCTTGTTCTGGCAGGACGGGTCGAATGCCTGCAAAGAACAGGCATAGACCTTGTCGATTTTTATGGCGAGCGAGGCCTTCACGTTATTCATTTCCCAATTCACGACTTCGGCGTCCCCCGCAAGGCGCCTTTGAAACGGGTGCTCCGCAAGGTGATCCGGCTCGCAAACGACGGTCATAATATTGCCATCCACTGTTTCGCAGGTGTTGGCAGAACAGGCACTGTGGCCGCGTGTCTCGCGGGGGAGATATTTGGTGATTCGGGAGCAGAGGCTATCAAGCGCGTCAGAGCCTGGATAGGGGACGGCTCAGTAGAGACTCACGAGCAGAAGAGATTCGTGGTGGAGTACTGCGAAGAAAACGAGTGA